From a single Brassica rapa cultivar Chiifu-401-42 chromosome A01, CAAS_Brap_v3.01, whole genome shotgun sequence genomic region:
- the LOC103873585 gene encoding kinesin-like protein KIN-5D, with product MVDNFSRTESMQQRRGGGGVSLSPAQTPRSIDKLARESRSSDSNSTYRNDKEKGVNVQVILRCRPLSEDEARLHTPVVISCNEHRREVSATQSIAGKHIDRHFAFDKVFGPASQQKDLYDQAISPIVFEVLEGYNCTIFAYGQTGTGKTYTMEGGARKKNGEFPSDAGVIPRAVKQIFDILEAQGAEYSMKVTFLELYNEEISDLLAPEETTKFVDDKSKKSIALMEDGKGSVFVRGLEEEIVSTANEIYKILEKGSAKRRTAETLLNKQSSRSHSIFSITIHIKENTPEGEEMIKCGKLNLVDLAGSENISRSGAREGRAREAGEINKSLLTLGRVINALVEHSGHIPYRDSKLTRLLRDSLGGKTKTCVIATISPSIHCLEETLSTLDYAHRAKNIKNKPEINQKMMKSAVMKDLYSEIDRLKQEVYAAREKNGIYIPKDRYLQEEAEKKAMAEKIERLELQSESKDKQVIDLQELYNAQKLLTAELSEKLDKTEKKLEETEHSLFDLEEKYRQANATIKEKEFVISNLLKSEKSLVERAFQLRTELESAASDVSNLFSKIERKDKIEDGNICLIQKFQSQLTEQLELLHKTVASSVTQQEVQLKHMEEDMESFVSTKSEATEELRERLSKLKSVYGSGIEALDNLAVKLDENSRTTFGGLNSEVSKHSHELENVFKGFASEADILLQDLQSSLNKQEEKLIAFAQQQRKAHSQAVDSARSVSKVTVEFFKTLDTHATKLTGIVEEAQTVNHRKLSEFENKFEECAKNEERQLLEKVAELLANSNSRKKNLVQMAVQDLRESASTRTTTLQHEMSTMQDSTSSIKAEWNLHMVKTESNYHQDTSAVESGKKAMQEVLLNCLEKAEMSAHQWRKAQESLVSLERNNVASVDSIVRGGMDANENLRSQFSSAVSSSLDVFDAANASLLTSIDHSLKLDNDACAKINSMIIPCCEDLIELKSDHNHKIVEITDNAGKCLLDEYIVDEPSCSTPRKRAIEIPSIESIEELRTPASDELLRAFQDGKLFKQANGDAKQQQQHLIRASSLYEAAVSDSRSPLSAVN from the exons ATGGTAGACAATTTTAGCAGAACGGAGTCGATGCAGCAAAGAAGAGGCGGTGGtggtgtctctctctctccagcTCAGACACCACGATCAATTGATAAATTGGCCAGAGAATCGAGATCTTCTGACTCAAATTCAACCTATAGAAATGATAAAGAAAAGGGTGTGAATGTGCAGGTCATTCTGCGTTGCAG GCCATTGAGCGAGGACGAGGCCAGACTACATACACCCGTGGTGATTTCATGCAACGAGCACCGTAGAGAAGTTTCTGCTACTCAGAGTATTGCTGGAAAGCACATTGATAGACATTTTGCTTTCGACAAG GTCTTTGGTCCAGCATCTCAACAGAAGGACTTGTATGACCAAGCCATTTCTCCAATTGTGTTTGAAGTACTTGAGGGTTACAACTGTACCATCTTTGCATATGGTCAGACCGGTACTGGCAAGACGTATACCATGGAAGGAGGTGCAAGGAAAAAG AACGGTGAGTTCCCGAGTGACGCTGGTGTTATTCCGAGAGCTGTGAAGCAGATTTTCGACATATTAGAAGCGCAGGGAGCTGAGTATAGCATGAAAGTCACCTTCCTAGAACTATATAACGAGGAAATTTCAGATCTTTTAGCACCAGAGGAGACTACTAAGTTTGTTGATGACAAGTCTAAGAAATCGATTGCTCTTATGGAAGACGGGAAAGGGAGTGTCTTTGTTCGTGGCTTGGAAGAAGAGATCGTGAGCACAGCGAATGAGATATACAAGATCTTGGAGAAAGGTTCCGCTAAAAGGCGTACAGCTGAAACTCTTTTGAACAAGCAAAGTAGTCGCTCTCATTCCATATTTTCTATCACCATTCACATCAAGGAAAATACTCCCGAGGGGGAAGAGATGATCAAATGTGGGAAACTAAATCTTGTCGACCTTGCTGGTTCCGAGAACATCTCTCGTTCTGGTGCACGAGAG GGACGAGCCAGGGAAGCTGGAGAGATCAACAAGAGTTTACTTACTCTTGGCCGTGTCATTAACGCGCTTGTTGAGCACTCTGGTCATATTCCTTACAG AGATAGCAAATTGACGAGGCTCTTGAGGGATTCATTGGGAGGGAAGACTAAAACATGTGTAATCGCCACAATTTCACCTTCCATTCACTGTTTAGAAGAGACTCTAAGCACTTTGGATTATGCACATCGAGCCAAGAATATCAAGAACAAACCAGAG ATCAACCAGAAGATGATGAAATCTGCGGTCATGAAAGATCTCTACTCTGAGATTGACAGACTGAAGCAAG aggTATATGCTGCGAGAGAGAAAAACGGGATTTATATTCCAAAAGACCGTTATCTTCAAGAAGAGGCTGagaaaaag GCAATGGCTGAAAAGATAGAAAGATTAGAACTACAATCAGAATCAAAGGACAAG CAAGTAATTGATCTTCAAGAGCTATACAATGCTCAGAAGCTTTTAACTGCAGAGTTGAGTGAGAAACTTGACAAAACTGAG AAAAAGCTCGAGGAAACTGAGCACTCATTGTTTGATCTTGAAGAAAAATACAGACAGGCGAATGCAACCATTAAAGAGAAGGAATTTGTGATATCTAATCTCCTCAAGTCGG AAAAATCACTTGTGGAGCGAGCCTTTCAGCTACGGACAGAACTAGAAAGCGCAGCATCAGATGTTTCCAACTTGTTTTCCAAAATAG AAAGAAAGGACAAAATCGAGGATGGAAACATATGTCTCATCCAAAAGTTCCAGTCACAACTCACAGAACAGCTTGAGCTATTGCATAAGACTGTGGCTTCTTCTGTGACTCAACAAGAGGTTCAATTAAAACACATGGAGGAAGACATGGAGTCCTTTGTATCGACAAAATCTGAG GCTACTGAAGAACTCCGTGAGAGACTTTCAAAACTGAAGTCAGTGTATGGTTCTGGCATCGAAGCTCTTGATAACCTAGCTGTGAAGCTAGATGAAAACTCTCGGACAACATTTGGTGGCCTGAACTCAGAAGTTTCCAAACATTCACATGAACTTGAGAAC GTTTTCAAGGGTTTTGCTTCTGAGGCTGACATCTTATTACAAGATCTCCAAAGTAGCCTTAACAAACAGGAAGAGAAACTTATCGCATTTGCTCAGCAACAACGGAAG GCACATTCACAAGCCGTGGATTCAGCAAGGTCAGTTTCGAAAGTAACAGTGGAGTTCTTCAAGACTCTAGACACCCATGCTACCAAACTAACCGGGATAGTGGAAGAGGCACAGACAGTTAACCACAGGAAATTGAGTGAATTTGAAAACAAGTTTGAG GAATGTGCTAAGAATGAAGAGAGGCAATTGCTAGAGAAAGTAGCAGAACTTCTGGCGAATTCTAATTCTAGGAAGAAAAACCTT GTCCAAATGGCTGTACAAGATCTACGCGAGAGCGCATCCACCAGAACAACCACCCTACAGCATGAGATGTCAACGATGCAAGATTCAACATCTTCCATTAAAGCCGAGTGGAACCTTCACATGGTGAAAACAGAATCGAACTATCACCAGGACACTTCAGCGGTTGAGAGTGGGAAGAAGGCGATGCAAGAAGTTCTCTTGAATTG CTTGGAGAAGGCAGAGATGAGTGCACATCAATGGAGGAAAGCTCAAGAATCACTGGTCAGTCTAGAACGGAACAATGTAGCTTCTGTTGACTCAATCGTTAG AGGAGGCATGGACGCCAATGAAAACCTACGCTCTCAGTTCTCGTCCGCTGTATCATCCTCTCTTGATGTTTTTGATGCTGCTAACGCCAGCCTTCTTACTTCCATTGATC ATTCGTTGAAACTCGATAATGATGCATGCGCTAAGATCAACTCCATGATCATCCCGTGCTGCGAAGACTTGATTGAGCTCAAGAGTGATCACAATCACAAGATCGTAGAGATCACAGACAACGCAGGGAAATGTCTTCTTGATGAATACATA GTAGATGAACCTTCGTGTTCAACGCCAAGGAAAAGAGCAATCGAGATACCGAGCATTGAGTCCATTGAGGAACTTAGAACTCCAGCATCTGACGAGTTACTGAGAGCGTTTCAAGATGGGAAACTGTTTAAGCAGGCCAATGGTGATGCaaagcagcagcaacaacaccTTATACGTGCTTCCTCTCTTTACGAAGCAGCCGTGTCGGACTCAAGATCTCCCCTCTCTGCTGTAAACTGA